The following are encoded together in the Pygocentrus nattereri isolate fPygNat1 chromosome 15, fPygNat1.pri, whole genome shotgun sequence genome:
- the ftsj3 gene encoding pre-rRNA 2'-O-ribose RNA methyltransferase FTSJ3 yields MGKKLKVGKTRKDKFYHLAKETGYRSRSSFKLIQLNRKFQFLQKARALVDLCAAPGGWLQVASKFMPVSSLIIGVDLVPIKPIPNVVTLQEDITTEKCRQALRKELQTWKVDVMLNDGAPNVGANWQHDAFSQAHLTLMALKLACEFLGKGGTFVTKVFRSKDYQPLMWIFQQFFKKVQATKPQASRNESAEIFVICQGFLAPDKIDNKFFDPKHAFKEVETQVKTVKELVTVKKPKAEGYEEGDLTLHHPFSVTEFLKAENPVDFLSKASAITFDNPELESHTATSSEIKECCKDIKVLGRKELRLLLSWRSKLRRFLAKKLKEEAKQLDQEISLSSSEEESDTEKDHKKKKVEEKQTDEEEDEEEEEMEKKVAELKAEEIAELKRKKKKLLKERRKQRERTELKMDLPGVSIADAGDSNMFSLSTIKKAKGLSELALGDMKGADAWVDEMGEDDVHVSDVESDLVSLASDLDEDDLAEIEENEKQLEKKLPKKKVSFSVEEDGDAEGDGNELLVDLESKDEKRERETSMWFSKDIFAELGLDGDVDAMKELEQTQLLHSKQAAGKGQKRKAEEEAKAVEEEVLDAPSQQTEEKAGDEEDSDDDSDEDSSDDEREIAKMKGASGSGKLPGDDDDDHLQVVPVESISKRARIMDAEGMALGAQIATSKKRCKDLVDSSFNRFANSEDMTELPAWFVDDERKHRKKPVPVTQEMVEEYKEKWKQINARPIKRLAEAKARKKRRMLKKMEQAKKKAEAVVNTVDISEREKMAQLKSIYKKAGVGKEKREVTYVVSKKGAGRKIRRPPGVKGAFRVVDRRMKKDLKGKQKKEQRGKDRGGRKGGKGGKGVKTGKGRPNRK; encoded by the exons GCTACAGATCCCGTTCCTCTTTTAAGCTCATTCAGCTGAATCGTAAATTCCAGTTTCTGCAGAAAGCCCGGGCTCTGGTGGACCTGTGCGCTGCTCCAGGTGGATG GTTGCAAGTGGCGTCCAAGTTTATGCCTGTGTCCAGTCTCATCATTG GAGTGGATCTGGTCCCCATCAAACCCATCCCCAATGTAGTCACCTTGCAGGAGGACATCACAACTGAAAAGTGCAGACAG GCTCTCAGAAAAGAGCTGCAGACATGGAAAGTTGATGTGATGCTTAACGATGGAGCGCCCAATGTGGGAGCCAACTGGCAGCACGATGCCTTCTCTCAAG CTCATCTCACCCTCATGGCACTCAAGCTTGCCTGTGAGTTTCTTGGAAAAGGAGGGACTTTTGTCACCAAAGTCTTTCGCTCCAAGGACTACCAGCCCCTGATGTGGATCTTCCAGCAGTTCTTCAAGAAGGTGCAGGCTACCAAGCCCCAGGCGTCCCGTAACGAGTCCGCCGAAATCTTTGTCATCTGTCAAG GTTTTCTGGCTCCTGACAAAATTGATAATAAATTCTTCGACCCCAAGCACGCCTTTAAagaggtggaaacacaggtgaagACGGTCAAGGAGTTGGTCACAGTGAAGAAGCCTAAA gcAGAAGGCTATGAGGAAGGAGACCTGACGCTGCATCACCCTTTCTCGGTCACAGAGTTTTTAAAGGCGGAGAACCCTGTTGACTTCTTGAGCAAAGCCAGTGCA ATCACTTTTGACAATCCAGAGCTGGAGTCCCATACAGCCACGTCTTCTGAGATTAAAGAGTGCTGCAAAGACATCAAAGTCCTGGGAAGAAAGGAGCTCCG ACTCTTGCTCTCATGGAGGTCCAAACTGAGgaggtttttggccaaaaagctGAAAGAGGAGGCCAAACAGCTGGACCAAGAAATCAG CCTGAGCTCAAGTGAAGAAGAAAGTGATACAGAGAAAGACCACAAGAAGAAGAAAGTAGAAGAGAAGCAGACAGAcgaagaggaggatgaagaagaagaagagatggAGAAGAAGGTGGCCGAGCTAAAAGCAGAGGAGATCGCAGAGCTTAAACG TAAGAAGAAGAAGCTCCTGAAAGAGCGCCGGAAGCAGAGAGAGCGAACGGAGCTCAAGATGGACCTTCCTGGAGTGTCCATTGCTGACGCCGGAGACTCCAACATGTTTTCCCTCAGCACCATCAAAAAAGCCAAG GGTCTGAGTGAGCTAGCTTTGGGGGACATGAAGGGAGCAGACGCATGGGTGGATGAGATGGGAGAGGACGACGTCCACGTCTCGGACGTGGAGAGTGACCTCGTCTCTCTGGCCTCAGACCTGGATGAGGACGATCTGGCGGAAATTGAGGAGAATGAGAAACAGTTGGAGAAGAAGCTTCCTAAGAAAAA GGTTTCCTTCAGTGTGGAAGAGGATGGTGATGCAGAGGGGGATGGGAACGAGCTGCTGGTAGATCTGGAGAGTAAAGatgagaagagagagcgagagaccaGCATGTGGTTTAGCAAG GACATTTTCGCTGAACTGGGTCTGGATGGAGATGTAGATGCCATGAAAGAACTCGAACAGACCCAGCTGCTCCACAGCAAGCAGGCTGCAG GTAAAGGCCAGAAGAGGAAGGCCGAAGAGGAGGCTAAGGCTGTCGAGGAGGAGGTGCTAGACGCCCCTTCACagcaaacagaagagaaagcagGGGATGAAGAGGACAGTGATGACGACTCTGACGAGGACAGCAGTGACGATGAGAG AGAGATTGCGAAGATGAAGGGTGCCTCAGGATCTGGTAAATTAcctggtgatgatgatgacgaccaTTTGCAAGTGGTTCCTGTAGAGAGCATAA GTAAACGCGCTCGTATCATGGATGCTGAAGGCATGGCTCTCGGAGCTCAGATCGCCACATCCAAAAAGAGATGCAAGGACCTGGTAGACAGCTCTTTCAACAG GTTTGCCAACTCCGAGGACATGACCGAGCTACCAGCTTGGTTTGTGGATGACGAGCGCAAGCACAGGAAGAAGCCCGTCCCTGTCACCCAGGAGATGGTGGAGGAGTACAAAGAGAAATGGAAGCAGATTAATGCCCGTCCCATCAAGAGACTGGCAGAGGCCAAAGCTCGCAAGAAGAGGAgg ATGCTGAAGAAGATGGAGCAGGCCAAGAAGAAGGCCGAAGCAGTGGTCAACACAGTGGACATCTCTGAAAGAGAAAAGATGGCGCAGCTCAAAAG CATCTACAAGAAGGCCGGCGTGGGTAAAGAGAAAAGGGAGGTCACATATGTGGTGTCCAAGAAGGGCGCTGGCCGCAAAATCCGCCGCCCCCCGGGGGTGAAGGGTGCCTTCCGCGTGGTGGACAGACGGATGAAGAAGGACTTAAAAGGCAAACAGAAAAAGGAGCAGAGAGGCAAGGACAGAGGGGGCAGGAAAGGAGGCAAGGGCGGCAAGGGGGTAAAGACGGGTAAGGGACGCCCAAACAGAAAGTGA